From the candidate division WOR-3 bacterium genome, the window TACCTCTCCTTTTTAGCGACCGTAACCGCGGTCAGCCCGTTCTTAGGACTTTTGGGTACAGTTTGGGGAATTACCCAATCGTTTTTTAATATCCGGGGACTACCGGTGATTAATCTGACGATTATCGCCCCGGGAATTTCTGATGCCTTGATCACTACGATTGCCGGACT encodes:
- a CDS encoding MotA/TolQ/ExbB proton channel family protein, which translates into the protein YLSFLATVTAVSPFLGLLGTVWGITQSFFNIRGLPVINLTIIAPGISDALITTIAGLLVAVPALVAYNYILSLIRTAVSDLEDFSQELINSFRREVIIG